A single region of the Devosia sp. FJ2-5-3 genome encodes:
- a CDS encoding enolase C-terminal domain-like protein → MAHQFNDSSRGSAIKKVELFLFKQDVVNAAFDVNPGGIDMPGVRTTRTRLGVAVETVDGSRGEYIGGRSDTYLHAKFLAKWILGMDAFGREQIYEIARRYLRKEDRIGACQIDNALWDLAGKRSGASVTQMLGGKPRRLPAYASTWFAGPGGGLASPGAFADFADECYDLGYRAFKMHGWTDGGIDNDIGAILALGKRVGGRMALMHDSACHLKTFGDAVLVGKACDEAGFFWYEDPYSDGGLAGHAHRRLREMIRTPILLGEHVRGVEAMANLVLLDGTDFVRADPDLDIGITGTMKIAHFAEAMGLDVELHGNGPAHRHCMAAIRNTNFYELAMVGPSRGQAANSIYASDYSDTLDAVGADGCFAVPEGPGLGVEYDWDFVKKNLVDHIVIQ, encoded by the coding sequence ATGGCGCATCAATTCAACGACAGCAGCCGCGGGTCAGCGATCAAGAAGGTCGAACTGTTCCTGTTCAAGCAGGACGTGGTCAATGCCGCATTCGACGTCAATCCGGGCGGCATAGATATGCCGGGCGTCCGCACTACGCGCACCCGTCTGGGGGTGGCGGTGGAAACCGTCGACGGGTCGCGCGGTGAATATATTGGCGGTCGATCGGACACCTATTTGCACGCCAAATTCCTCGCCAAGTGGATCCTTGGCATGGACGCCTTCGGCCGCGAGCAGATTTATGAGATCGCGCGCCGCTATCTGCGCAAGGAAGACCGCATCGGCGCCTGCCAGATCGACAATGCCCTCTGGGATCTGGCGGGAAAAAGATCCGGCGCCTCTGTAACGCAGATGCTCGGAGGCAAGCCGCGGCGACTGCCCGCTTATGCCTCGACCTGGTTTGCCGGGCCCGGTGGGGGGCTGGCAAGCCCTGGCGCTTTCGCCGATTTTGCCGATGAGTGCTACGACCTCGGATACCGGGCGTTCAAGATGCACGGCTGGACCGATGGGGGCATCGACAACGATATCGGCGCCATTCTGGCTCTGGGCAAGCGTGTCGGCGGCCGCATGGCGCTGATGCATGACAGCGCGTGCCATCTCAAGACCTTTGGCGACGCCGTGCTGGTGGGCAAGGCCTGCGATGAAGCAGGGTTCTTCTGGTACGAAGACCCCTATAGCGACGGCGGCCTTGCCGGCCACGCCCATCGCCGCCTGCGCGAAATGATCAGGACGCCGATCCTGCTGGGCGAGCACGTCCGTGGCGTCGAGGCCATGGCAAATCTGGTCCTGCTCGATGGCACTGATTTTGTACGGGCCGACCCTGATCTCGACATCGGCATCACCGGTACGATGAAGATCGCGCATTTCGCCGAGGCAATGGGTCTCGATGTGGAACTTCATGGCAATGGCCCGGCGCACCGGCACTGCATGGCGGCAATCCGCAACACCAATTTCTACGAACTGGCGATGGTCGGCCCATCAAGAGGCCAGGCCGCCAATTCCATCTACGCCTCGGACTATTCCGACACGCTCGATGCCGTGGGTGCGGATGGGTGTTTCGCCGTGCCGGAGGGACCGGGGCTCGGCGTCGAATACGATTGGGATTTCGTGAAGAAAAACCTGGTCGATCACATCGTCATTCAATGA
- a CDS encoding enolase C-terminal domain-like protein, which produces MVEAASRDVAASKATEISRIDLRLFSYPMDGVGPGGIDLPGAKGSRARLAVRIETKDGAVGAYVGGQANSLAQAATCAKAVIGKDCFAREQAYEDIRRHLRKEDRMGAGVIDCALWDLAGQRLGVSVAQLLGGARRSVKAYASTWFGGDGGGLATPEAYADFAEECYAMGYRAFKMHGWSDGGIEKDIGAVLALGRRVGGRMALMHDSACSFKTFADALAVGRACDEAGFYWYEDPYSDGGLSAHAHRRLRELIKTPILLGEHVRGLESLATLVLADGTDFVRADPDFDMGITGTMKIAHFAEALGLDVELHAPGPAHRHCMAAIRNTNFYELSMVGPSRGNFNAPVYTCGYSDALDDVSADGTFPVPEGPGLGVTYDWAAIEKMTTQHVTIQ; this is translated from the coding sequence ATGGTGGAGGCGGCCTCACGCGACGTTGCGGCATCGAAGGCGACTGAGATCAGTCGCATCGATCTGCGTCTCTTTAGCTACCCGATGGATGGGGTAGGGCCCGGAGGCATCGACCTTCCGGGGGCCAAGGGGAGCCGAGCACGCCTCGCGGTCCGCATTGAAACCAAGGACGGTGCCGTTGGCGCCTATGTGGGCGGACAGGCCAATTCTCTCGCCCAGGCCGCCACCTGCGCTAAGGCCGTGATTGGCAAGGATTGTTTTGCCAGGGAGCAGGCCTACGAAGACATCCGCCGCCACCTTCGCAAGGAAGACCGGATGGGCGCTGGTGTCATCGATTGCGCGTTGTGGGATCTGGCGGGCCAGCGGCTCGGAGTATCGGTGGCCCAATTGCTCGGCGGCGCGCGCCGTTCGGTCAAGGCCTATGCATCCACCTGGTTCGGTGGCGATGGCGGTGGCCTGGCGACACCCGAAGCCTACGCTGACTTTGCCGAAGAATGCTACGCGATGGGGTATCGCGCCTTCAAGATGCACGGCTGGTCGGATGGCGGCATCGAGAAGGATATCGGCGCCGTTCTCGCCCTGGGCAGACGCGTTGGTGGCCGCATGGCGCTGATGCACGATAGCGCCTGCAGCTTCAAGACTTTCGCCGATGCCCTGGCGGTCGGTCGAGCCTGCGACGAGGCGGGTTTCTACTGGTACGAAGACCCGTACAGCGATGGCGGGCTCTCGGCCCATGCTCATCGCCGACTGCGCGAGCTGATCAAGACGCCGATCCTCCTGGGCGAACATGTCCGAGGGCTGGAATCCCTGGCGACACTGGTTCTGGCCGATGGCACCGATTTCGTGCGCGCCGATCCCGATTTCGACATGGGCATTACCGGCACGATGAAGATCGCCCATTTCGCCGAGGCCTTGGGGCTCGACGTGGAGCTGCACGCGCCTGGCCCAGCGCATCGGCACTGCATGGCGGCGATCCGCAACACCAATTTCTACGAGCTTTCAATGGTGGGGCCGTCGCGCGGCAATTTCAACGCGCCGGTCTATACCTGCGGCTATTCCGACGCCCTCGACGACGTGAGCGCCGACGGCACTTTCCCTGTCCCGGAGGGTCCCGGACTTGGTGTGACTTATGACTGGGCGGCCATCGAGAAGATGACCACCCAGCATGTGACCATTCAGTAA
- a CDS encoding iron ABC transporter permease — protein MSHHHLVAGPRHAILHQLPLILAALAFLLVATMVAAVSLGSVAIPPETVWGVIANHLFPGSVEVTWSGGRDNIVWEVRLPRVILGATIGASLALVGAALQAITRNQLADPHLLGISSGAALGAVIVLLHTGMFLGLATVPLFAFGGALLTTALVVFVANFSDATDASRLVLTGVAISFVVTSLGSLGIFLGDPRAAHTVIFWMLGGLGLSQWAQLPYPLLALLCCGCYLLANARHLNAMTLGDESATTLGIPVRRFRMVVFVVCALLTGAAVAFAGVISFVGLMIPHIVRLVVGGDYRRVLPLSALVGAIFLVLADIAARTIIPPQDIPIGVITGLVGGVFFVALTRKRKPR, from the coding sequence ATGTCCCATCACCATCTCGTCGCCGGCCCCCGGCATGCCATATTGCACCAGCTTCCGCTCATCCTGGCGGCGCTGGCTTTCCTGCTGGTCGCAACCATGGTGGCCGCGGTCAGCCTCGGCTCGGTGGCCATTCCGCCCGAGACGGTGTGGGGCGTTATTGCCAACCATCTCTTCCCGGGCAGCGTCGAGGTTACCTGGTCGGGTGGCCGGGACAATATTGTCTGGGAAGTGCGCCTGCCGCGCGTGATCCTCGGCGCGACCATCGGTGCCAGCCTGGCTCTCGTCGGTGCGGCGCTGCAGGCCATCACCCGCAATCAACTGGCCGATCCGCACCTTCTGGGCATTTCCTCCGGAGCAGCGCTGGGTGCCGTTATCGTCCTGCTGCACACCGGCATGTTCCTGGGCCTGGCCACCGTGCCGCTCTTCGCCTTCGGCGGGGCGCTCCTCACCACGGCCCTCGTGGTCTTCGTTGCCAATTTTTCCGACGCCACCGATGCCAGCCGCCTGGTGTTGACCGGCGTTGCCATTTCTTTCGTCGTCACCTCGCTCGGAAGCCTGGGCATATTCTTGGGGGATCCGCGGGCGGCCCACACCGTCATCTTCTGGATGCTGGGTGGATTGGGCCTCTCCCAATGGGCCCAGCTGCCATACCCGCTTTTAGCATTGCTGTGCTGCGGATGTTACCTTCTGGCTAACGCCAGGCACCTCAATGCTATGACTTTGGGCGATGAGTCGGCGACCACGCTCGGCATTCCGGTCCGCCGTTTTCGCATGGTCGTCTTCGTCGTCTGCGCCCTTCTTACCGGCGCCGCCGTTGCTTTCGCTGGCGTCATCTCCTTCGTTGGCCTCATGATTCCGCACATCGTGCGGCTGGTCGTCGGTGGCGATTATCGCCGGGTGCTTCCACTCTCGGCCCTTGTCGGCGCAATCTTCCTCGTCCTCGCCGACATCGCCGCCCGCACCATCATTCCGCCTCAGGACATCCCCATCGGCGTCATCACCGGCCTTGTCGGCGGCGTGTTCTTCGTCGCCCTGACCCGAAAACGCAAACCCCGCTAA
- a CDS encoding ABC transporter substrate-binding protein, which translates to MKRASTLIAPLLLAATAASVAAHPVTVTSCDREVTFDAPPSRAISNDVNLTEMMLALGLSDRMVGYTGVSEWKTLDETLRANVDQLPELSPDYPTREVLLGADADFYFAGWNYGMRVGGEVTPQSLASFGIAVYELTESCIHVMKRPKSSIEDMYADLLNLGLIFGVEDKAEALVEGYRQELADFSANLSHGEAPGVFIYDSGENKPFTAGRYAMPTALVEAAGGVNIMDDVESSWVEIGWEAVIERNPEIVVIVNYGEVSADQKIAFMKDNPAFKDIPAVRNDRFVVLEYVEATPGPRNIAAIKRLAAEFNAN; encoded by the coding sequence ATGAAACGCGCCTCCACCCTCATTGCACCGCTTCTGCTCGCCGCCACTGCGGCATCGGTCGCGGCCCATCCCGTCACCGTGACCAGCTGCGATCGCGAGGTCACCTTCGATGCCCCGCCATCGCGGGCCATTTCCAACGACGTCAATCTCACCGAGATGATGCTGGCCCTGGGGCTGTCCGATCGCATGGTCGGCTATACCGGCGTGTCCGAATGGAAGACGCTGGACGAGACCCTGCGTGCCAATGTCGATCAATTGCCGGAACTCTCCCCCGACTATCCGACGCGTGAAGTGCTGCTCGGCGCCGACGCCGACTTCTACTTCGCCGGCTGGAATTACGGGATGCGCGTTGGCGGCGAAGTCACGCCCCAATCGCTCGCCTCGTTCGGCATCGCCGTCTACGAGCTTACCGAGAGCTGCATCCACGTCATGAAGCGGCCCAAATCCTCTATCGAGGACATGTATGCCGATCTGCTCAATCTCGGCCTGATCTTTGGCGTCGAGGACAAGGCCGAAGCTTTGGTCGAGGGCTATCGCCAGGAATTGGCCGATTTCAGCGCCAATCTGTCCCATGGCGAGGCGCCTGGCGTCTTTATCTACGACTCCGGCGAGAACAAGCCCTTTACGGCTGGCCGCTACGCCATGCCCACCGCCCTGGTCGAGGCAGCCGGGGGCGTCAACATCATGGACGACGTGGAATCGAGCTGGGTCGAAATCGGCTGGGAAGCCGTCATTGAGCGCAATCCGGAGATCGTGGTCATCGTCAATTATGGCGAAGTGTCAGCGGATCAGAAGATCGCCTTCATGAAGGACAATCCCGCCTTCAAGGATATTCCGGCCGTCCGCAACGATCGTTTCGTTGTCCTTGAATATGTCGAGGCCACGCCGGGACCGCGCAATATCGCGGCCATAAAGCGGCTTGCCGCCGAATTCAACGCCAACTGA